DNA from Terriglobus tenax:
GAAGCTGATGGCAGCCAGTACACGCAACAACGCACGCGAGCTCTGCGCGGGCGGTGCTTCATACTCCGTGAAGGTCTCAGGCATATCAGCAGCAGGCGTACCCGCGGCAAAGGTCGTTTCACTCATGACGGATACGAGTTTAGTTCGTGGCACATAACTTGCACGAGTGCATATAACGACTTCCGATACCTGGATAAGACAACTTCTCTCTCAAAACAGCAACCGCCGGACAAATACATGTCCGACGGCTTGAAAACTCTTTGTCATCCCGGCGAAAACCGGGAAGATTCCCTACCGTGTAATCAGGTTCACAAGCTGATTGGTCACCAGCGCCGCGATATATGCAAACGCCGTCATATATGTGAACTGGATCGCCGGCCAGCGCCAGCTATTGGTCTCGCGCCGCACCATGATGATCGTCGAGGTGCATTGCAGGGCGAAGGCAAAGAAGACCACCAGCGCCAGCGCTCCACCCAGCGTCATATCCCCGCGCAGCGCCTGCTGCAGGCCAAGCGCATGCGTCTCCGGGTCAACGCCATACAGCGTGCCCAGCGTACCCACAATCACCTCGCGCGCCACAATCGAGCTCAACAGGCCGATGCCGATCTTCCAGTTGAAGCCCAGCGGACGGATCACCGGCTCAATCCAGTGCCCCACATGGCCGATGATCGAATCTGTCAGCGCCGAGAACTCGCCGTGATGCACCGGCAAAACGCTTAGCACCCAAACGGCAAAGGTCACACCCAGGATGATCGTTCCCGCCTTGCGCAGAAACAGCTTCGCGCGGTCATACAAACGCAGCGCAAGTCCCTGCACCGTGGGCCAGCGATACTGCGGCAGCTCCAGGATGAACGGCGCCGATGCCGACGCCTTCAGCAGCGACGACTTCAGCACGCGCGCCGTAAATAACGCCGCCAGGAAGCCCAGCACATACAGCCCCAGCATCACCGTCGCGCGCAGACCCACCAGCCGCCCAATCAGCGGACGGTCCGGAACAAAGGCCGCAATAATCAGCGTGTACACCGGCAACCGCGCCGAGCAGGTCATGAACGGTGCAATCAGGATCGTCGCAAACCGGTCACGCTTGTTCTCAATCGTGCGCGTCGCCATAATCGCCGGCACAGCGCAGGCGTACGCGCTCAGCAACGGAATAAACGCCTTGCCGTTCAAGCCAATCGAGCGCATCAGGCGGTCGGCAATCAGCGCCGCACGCGCCAGGTAGCCGGAGTCCTCAAGCACGCCGATAAACGCAAACAGCAGCAGGATCTGCGGCAGAAACACCAGCACCGACTGCACGCCGTTCCACAACCCATCGCGCAGCAGGGCCCGCATCCAGCCATCCGGCAAAAACGCCGCAACCTTCACACCCAGCGACGTCAGCAACCCGTCCATGCCATCGCTCAGCGGCTGGCCCAGCCCAAACACCACCTGGAAGACACAGATCACCACCGCCAGAAAAATCAGCGGTCCCCACGCGCGATGCAGCAGCACCTGGTCCAGCCGTCGCGTCCACTTCGGAGCGTTCGGCTGCTGATACTGCGTACGCGAACTCACCTGCGTGGCCCACTTGCGATAGCTGTCCGCGCTCTGGATCACCGGCAGCTTCACCGATCCGGGACGTGTGACCTCAAAGTCACCATACTGGTTCAAAAAGTCAGCAACGCGATCAATGCCCGTGCCCTTGGCCGCCGAAATCAGCGCCACAGGATGGCCCAGCTCCCGCGCCATCGCCAGCACATCCACCTTGCCGCCGCGCGACTCCAGCACATCCGACATATTCAGGATCACCAGCGTCGGCAATCCCAGCGCAAGAATCGGCGCGGCCAGCATCAGCTGGCGGTTCATATGCGTTGAGTCCAGCACCAGCAGCACCGCATCCGGAGCGGCCACACCCGGCATCTGCCCCTTCAGCACATCCACGGCAACGCGGGCATCTTCAGAAAACGTAGCGAACGAATAGATTCCCGGCAGGTCCACCAGCGTCAGGTCGCTGCGGCCAATCGCCTTCATCTTTCCCGAGCGGTGCTCCACCGTCACACCCGGATAGTTGCCCACCTTCTGGCGCAACCCCGTCAGGCGATTGAACAGCGTCGACTTGCCGCAATTCGGTGGCCCGATCAACGCAATCGTGCGAATCTGCCCCTTCGTCCCCGCCGCGCTTGGCAGCGGCGTCAGAACAGCAGTATTCGAATCTCCGGGGGTACAGCAGGAGCTCATTGGACCTTCTCGATCGGGGTCATAAACAGGTGGCGGGCCGTCTCCTTACGCAGAGCAACCTCAATGCCATCAACGCGATAGACAGTTGGATCTCCCCCCGGCGCACGACGCAGCACATGGATGCCGGCTCCGGGCAAAAAGCCCATATGCGCCAGGTGATCGCCCACCTCTTCCGGCAAATCCACCCGCTCCAGACGGCCATGCTGGCCTACCTTCATCTCGCTCAGGGACATCGCTTCCACCTAATTCAGTCTACATTAGTCCGAATTACTGTTGTTGGATGTTTTGCTCCCACAAAAGATTCCCGACAATCGGTTTCAATTGCGTTTCTCTTGCGGGCAAAACAAAAAGGCCAGCGCCGGTAGAAACCAGCGCTGGCTCGCACGCACGATGGCTAAAAATCAGCCATCGTGTACCTGTAGGCAGCGACCGCACGCTGGTGGTCGGCCAGTGCTGTCACCCGCTTGATGGCCGCTTCCAGCGTCGCCTGCTCTCGCAGATTCAGCAGAAACAGCGTGCCTTCTCCAAGGTCGAACTTCGCACGCTCGGCCTGCTCCAGTTGCCTGGTGATGCTGAGCTCTTCCTGCGCCAGCTTCAACCGCTGCGATGCCGTTGTCAGCGCCGAGATGGCATCCTGTACCTCTTCGCGAATCGTGTCCCTCGCAAACTGCTCCCTCTGCGTGTATTGCGCAACCTTGGCCAGCGAAGACTGGATCTTGCCCTCGGCCACGCGTCGCTGGATCGGCAGCTCGAATACGATGCCGGCCCGGAACTCCTTCGGTCCGCGGCTGACGCCATCGCGTGCTCCCAGTCCATTGGCAAAGCTGGAGGTAAAGTCCAGTTCGGGCAGCTTCTGGTTCTTCGCCAGCTTCAAGTCCACATTCGCGGAGGCGCGCTGGGCTGCCACACGCTGCGCATCCGGACGCTTCTCCAGGGCCAGCGCAACCGATGCCTCCATGTTGTCCGGGTCAGGAACCTGGCTCTGCGTCACCTCAGGCGGCAGCTCATTTTCCGTGGGAACAATTGGCTGTCCGGCCGCATCACGATAGAACAGTGACAGGTCAAGCGCGGCGGCCTGCAACGATCGCGTAGCTTCCACCACCTGGCCCTGGCGCTGCAGAATCGCCTTGCGATTGTCCATCGCATCAATCGCGGGCAACTGGCCCGAATCCACTCCCAGGTCCAGCAGCGACTGGCGGCTCTGTGCAGTCTGCAGCACATTCCGCGCAATCGCCAGCTTGTTGCCGGCCGCCACCCAAAGCCAATACCGCTGCACGGCGCTGTTCATAATGGCAAGCCGCTGCTGCTCCACAGACAAGCCCGCAATCTGCTGACCGATCTCCGTCTTGGTCAGATCCGCACGCCGTGAGTCAATGCTGCGGTCCCGAACGATTGGAAGCCGCACGCCGACCTGGTACTCACCGCCGGAGCGCGTCTGGTACTTGCCCTCATACACCGGGAAGTAGCCCTCGCCAACGCGCCAGCCGCCAAAGATGTCCGCGCCTCCCCACCGCAGCGGTTGCTCCACGGTGACATCGGCGACGCGGTTTTCGTAATAACCAAGAGCGTTGTTCTCCGCCTTGGTCTTCACCTTGGTATCGAACTTACCTCGCGCGGAAATCGCATCGGCGTTGGCCTGCTTGATCTCTTGCAGCGCCGCCAGCAACGGCGGATACGCCCTTCGAACCGCCTCTTCCACATCCGCCTGCTGCAAAACATCTGCACGCATGGAGTAGCCCGATACCAGCAGGCAGCAAATGGCAAAAGCTTTATGAAACCAGTTTCTGCCTCCACTCATCACTTCTTCTTCTCCGTTGCTTTGCCGTCTCCGGTCGTCTTACCGAACTTCTCCTGATCGACAACAGGTGCGAATCCGTTGAACAAACGCCACAGTTCAAAGCCCAGCGAAACGCGGTTGAGCAGCACCCATCCATGCACGCGAACACCCTGCCGCAGATACCGCAGATCCGGCCACGGAGTCCTGTCGTTCGGATCAGGCTCTACCAGGATGCGGAACTTGCCGCTGCCATTGTCCGTCGGATCAACCAGCCGGACCTTGCCGCCAAAGGTACCCACAGCCACCGACGGCCAGCCCGTGAACTGGATCGCTGGCCAGCCTTCAAACTGCAGCCGCACCTTGCGCCCGGGGCTGATCAGCGGCATATCGCGGCCCGCTACCCACAGCTCAACAATCGGCGCGGAGTTATCAGGCACAAACGAAGCAATCTCTTCGCCCGCTTTCAACACGGCGCTGCCCGGCTGCGCCACCAGGCGGAAGATCGTGCCATCCGCCGGGGCCGTGATCGTCTGCGTCGCCTGGCGATTCACCTTCACCTGCACCGGCTGCAGCGCCGCCTGTGCGCTGGCAATCTCTGACCGTGCAGACTGCTGGCTCGCCCGCGCATCGTTGATCAAAGCGCGGCCAACGTTGTTCGTCTTGCCCCGTTCGGCCTCACTCGTCCGCAAAGCGTTGCGGCTCTCGCTCAGTGCGGCCTTGCTCTTCCTCACATCCGCCACCGCGGCTGTGTACTCGGCCTCAGCTACTTCCACCTGGCGCTTCGACACAACACCGTTCGGAAACAGCACGCGCACACGGTCGATATTCTTCTTGGCGGCAATCTCCTTCGCCTCTGCGGAATCGACCGCTCTCTCCGCTCCCTCCACCTTGTCCTGCGCCTGGCGAATCTTGTTATCGGCCGCGTTCAGGTCATTCACAAGTTGCGACTGCACCTCAAGAAGACGGCTGCCCAACTGCTGCTCGCGCGCAGTCGCGGCACGAATGCGATCTTCATACGCGTCTTTCTCCAGGCGCAGCCGCTCAGGCATTGTCGGATCAATGTCAGCGATATCGACAATCGGGCTGCCCTTCGTGACATGGGTTCCTTCAATCACATGCCAGTTCACAACGCGGCCATCGACCGATGTGTCGATCGCCTGTTGCCGTTCGACCGGCGTCAGCGCGGTCACACGCCCGGCGCCATCGATATTCTGCTGCCATGGCGAAAACAACGCCAGGATGATCAGCAGAAGAAGGCCGCCCAGCATCAGGGCAATCGCCCGTATTGCCTTCGGCGTGCCCAGGGTTTCCATAATGGACATCTTGCCGGTGGAGGTTTGATCTTGCGTAGCTGTCGTCACTATGCGTGCTCCTGATTGTTGTTGCCAGGTTGGGAGTGGCCGCTCTCATAGAGCGAGCCCGAAGACAGGCGATAGATACGCCCGCAGCGCCGTAGAATCTCCGGCCGGTCCGAGGTCAGGATCAGCGTCCATGGAGCATCGGGCGCCAGCAGCGTATTTACCATCGGATCGTTACTCTCCAGCCCTTCCATCTCATCCAGCAATCCATCCACCAGCACGACCGCTGGTCTGGCCAGCAACGCGCGCGCCACAGCTAACCGCAACGCCTGCGTACGCGTCAGCGGCGAACCTCCCGTGGAGAGCCGCGTCTGCAGGGCGTCGGAAAGGCCGCTTACCGCCGCCTGCAGGCCCACCTGCTCCAGCACGGTGCGAATCCTCCTGGCGTCAACATCCGCTCCCAGCGTGAGGTTCTCCAGCAGCGTTCCGGCAAAGATCTCCGGCCTGCGGACAAGCGCAATCCGCGTCCGCAGGTTATCCAGCCGCAGCTCACGATAGTCGTGGCCGTCAATCTCCAGGTGGCCCTTCGTCGGTGTACGCAGTGAAGAGATCAGGTCCAGCAGCGTCGACTTGCCCGAGCCAAGCGAGCCATGCAACGCCACCTTCTCACCGGCATTCACGTTCAGGTTCAGGCTATGCAACAGGCTCGGTCCATTTTCATAGCGATACTCCACGCCAAACACCTGGACCGAAGCAGCGGATCCCGCCTCCAGAACATAGCTTCCAAGCTCCTTCTCCACCGGAAGATCTTCCAGGAAGCCCAGCTCATCCATCGCGGCAGACAGGTCGTAGAAGCCCTCCAGCGACTTGTTCAGCTTGGTAAAGCCATACACCACCATGCCGACCACCAGTTCACCGGCAACCAGCTGGCCCAGCGTAAGCTGCCCTACCGTCACCAGGTAACCGCCAACGCCCAGCAGCGCCGAAAGCGCAAAAGCCTGCAGCGCCAGCGATCCAATGTTCTGCCGCAGCTCCACGCGGAAGTGCGACGTACGCTCCTCAACATAGGTGGTCGTCAGCGCATTGCTCCGCAACCAGCCGAAGTTTCTTCCCTGCGTGGAGCGGAAGGTACCGCGATGACGCGCCAGCTCTTCCAGCCACGCCAGCACTTCATACTTCGCCTGCGATTCCGCAATGCTGGTGCGGATAGCGCCGCGTCCCAGGCCGAACAGGATGAACACAATCATCAAAAACAGCACCGCATCAAACAGCAGCAGCAGCGGATGATAGATCGCCAGCAGCAGAAGCCCAACGATGGTCTGCATCAAAATCGTCAGGCCGTCGATCAGCAGCAGCGAGACGCTCTTCTGCACAATGGCCACATCCAGAAAGCGATTCACCAGCTCCGGCCCGTGGGCGCTGTCAAAAAAGCTGCTCCGCCCCCGGATCAGCCGGTCGCTCACATCTCCCGCCACACGGACAAAGATGCGCCGCTGCAGGATTTCCACCAGCCAGTGGCGCATCACCTGGATCGTTCCAGCGGCAGCCAGCGCCGCAAACAACAGGATCGACAACACCAGCAGCGGTTGCAGAACCGTGCCAAATGCAACCGTGTTGATCAACGCCTGCGAGGCAACAGGAAGTGCCAGCGTCAGCAGACCAATCGCGATGGAGTACGCAACAACTACCCAGAGATCAGAACGATCCGGCTGGAGGAGGCGAAATAAACGTTGTAAAGGGGTATGGAGCGGCTGATGAGAAGAAGAATGAGACATGGCCTCTTTTGATTTATTTTTCGGGTTCGTTCCCGCAGACGCCTGGCCAGAGAGGAATCCGCGACAGAGACAGAATTAATCGTTCTATGCGCTCGTCGAAACGCACCAAGAAGTGTTGTGAAAGGAGGGCATCTTTTAGTTTGGGCCCTTCCTTTTCGTTCTCATGGTTCGACGCCACTACCATTGTGACGATAGCGGAAGCAGAGGCCTGGTCAGACCAATCTTTCGCCCTCCGCCCTGCAATCTTTTGTCCAGAGATACCCATCTTTTGGCCACAACTCCGGACGCCTCACCCATACGAAGCACGCATGGGAAGTAGCACAAACGCGCGGGACATTAAAACAACAACGCCGGCCTCCATGGCCGGCGTTCCGAAAATCCCGATCTCAACAAGCGCTCTACCGCACGCCCCACTTCAGCTTCGTCCGCAGCACATCAAACAATCCCGTATCGTACTGCTGGATCAGCTTGACGGCGTGCTGCGATCGGCGGCAGTGCAGCTCATCATCCACCTTCATCTCCACCGCCTCCTGGCCATCCACGGTCAGGTAGGTCTGGTCTGCCACGCCTTCCACCTTGATCTGGATCTCGGAATCGCCATGCACCACAATCGGACGAATCGTCAGCAGGTGCGGACAGATCGCATTGACGATCATCGCATTCACATCCGGCATCACAATCGGCCCATTGGCCGCCAGTGAGTACGCCGTCGATCCCGTCGGTGTCGAAACAATCATGCCATCGGCCCGGAAGGTCGCCACCAGCTTGCCATTCAGGCGGATCGTAAAGTCGCCCATGCGGGCAATTGCTCCCTTTGAGATCACGACGTCGTTCAGCGCTTCAAACTCGCAGAACACCTTGCCGTCGCGCCACAGCTCGGCGTGCATCATGCTGCGCTCATCCACCTCGCAACAGTTCACACACCAGGCTTCCAGGGCCTTGTACAGGTCCTGGATCGGAATCTCCGTCAGGAAGCCCAGCGATCCCAGGTTCACGCTCAGAATCGGCGTTCCGGTCTTGGCAAAGGCCCGCGATGCGCTCAGCAGCGTTCCATCGCCACCCAGCACCACCACCAGCTCCGGCTCCAGCGCCGGCATCTCCGTCCGCTCCACCGAGTGCTCTGACTTGGCATACCCGGCCGAGACATCGTCGAAAATCGGCTCAAAGCCTCGTGACACCAGCCAGGAAGCAAGTTCCGGGAGAATAGTTTCCAGCTCAGCCTTCTGCGGTTTGGAGATGATCGCGACCCTACGCATGCTTAGCCCAGTGTACCTTCCGCCGGCCCAAAGACGGCATGCAACAGGAACTCGCGGTTCCCTTCGCCGCCTTCTCCGCCGCCAAGAATGGGAGAATCGATCACCTCAATCTCCCCTCCGCCAAGCTCCGCCACGCACTGGCGCACTTTCTCCACCGCGCCCTTCTGCGCAGCCTCATCCCGCACAATGCCGCCCTTGCCCACGGCCTCGCGTCCGGCCTCAAACTGCGGCTTCACCAGCACCACCATCTGTCCGGGCCAGCTTCCCTGCTCCGCCGCCTTCAACGCTCCCACCACCGCGGGCAACACCAGTGTGGCCGAGATAAAGGAAACATCCATCGCCAGAAAACGAATCCCCGCCGGCAGATCGCCCGGCTGCAGCAGCCGCGCGTTCGTTCGCTCCCGCAGGTTCACCCGAGTGTCCTGGCGCAACTTCTCGGCAATCTGCCCGGCCCCGGTATCCACACCCAGCACCTCGGCGGCTCCATGCTGCAGCATGCAGTCCGTAAATCCGCCGGTCGAGACACCCACATCCAGACAAAACAAGCCGTTCAGATCCACATTCCAGTGCTTCAACGCATGTTCCAGCTTCAGACCGCCGCGGCTCACATACCGCAGGTCGTCGCCCAGAATGCGAACGACGGCATCGGCAGCCACCGGTGCTCCGGGCTTGTCCAGCTTCTGTTCGTTGACCAGTACACGGCCGGCCATAATCATGGCCTGGGCTCGCTCCCGGCTGGGAGCAAGCGCGCGTTCCATCAACAGCTTATCGAGGCGAAGTTTTGCAGCGGCAACCACTTATGGCAGAGTACACTCAAAGCCATACGACTGCGTGCATGGGAGAATTCTCTGTAGAATGAGCGGGATGACCCGCCAGTTTGCATCTCACACATGCAACCCTTTCATGGCATAAAACCACTTTCGCAACGCACTTAATCCGGAACCGCCGCCAGACCGTTCATGTATCGAGACCCTGAAGTGAGGACCGAGCCCGGAAGCCCGATGCGCGATGATGCATCCCTGCTCGCCCTTGTCCGCAGGGGTGATGAGCAGGCGATGGCAACGCTCTATGACCGGTACTCGCGGGTGGTCTACTCGGTGGCTCTACGGGTCCTCAGGGATCCGGGCACCGCGGAAGATGTGTTGCAGGACGTTTTTATGCAGATCTGGCGCAATCCGGAGACCTTTGAGGAGACCCGTGGCACTCTCGGCGCATGGCTGGCCGTCGTCGCCCGCAACCGCTCCATTGACGCCCTGCGCCGCCGCCGCCCCACAGATTCCGTCGAAGATGTCATCCTCTCCTCCGGCTTCAACCTGGCCGACGAGGCAGAACGCAACGCCCTGATTGAAAAAGCCCGCACCGTCATCCAGAATCTGCCCTCAGAACAACGCAAAACACTGGAAATGGCCTTCTTCGACGGCCTGACGCACACCGAGATCTCAGAAATGACAGGTGACCCGCTTGGCACCGTCAAAACCCGCATCCGCAGTGCGCTCATTTCACTGCGAAGGAGCTTCCAGGCATGATCGAGCCCAGACACATACCGGCCGACGACCTGGCGCTCTATGCCATGCAATTCCTCACGCCCGAGGAAGCCGCGGTGGTGCAGACCCACCTGCGCACCTGCCCGGACTGCCGTCGTGAACTGGCCACCATCCAGGGCGATCTGGCGGCCTTCGCCCACACCGCGGAGATGCAGTCTCCGCCCACGCTTTCCCGCCAGCGCCTCATGACCCAGGTCGGCCACGAGAAGAAGGCCATCCCTGCGCCGGAGCCAATGTTGCGCCCCCACCACTCCTCTGACGGAGCGGTTCCCTTCGCTGGCTACGGACGCCAGACCTCCTTTGAGGACGAGTACGAAGACGAGGCGCCGCG
Protein-coding regions in this window:
- a CDS encoding HlyD family secretion protein; the protein is MTTATQDQTSTGKMSIMETLGTPKAIRAIALMLGGLLLLIILALFSPWQQNIDGAGRVTALTPVERQQAIDTSVDGRVVNWHVIEGTHVTKGSPIVDIADIDPTMPERLRLEKDAYEDRIRAATAREQQLGSRLLEVQSQLVNDLNAADNKIRQAQDKVEGAERAVDSAEAKEIAAKKNIDRVRVLFPNGVVSKRQVEVAEAEYTAAVADVRKSKAALSESRNALRTSEAERGKTNNVGRALINDARASQQSARSEIASAQAALQPVQVKVNRQATQTITAPADGTIFRLVAQPGSAVLKAGEEIASFVPDNSAPIVELWVAGRDMPLISPGRKVRLQFEGWPAIQFTGWPSVAVGTFGGKVRLVDPTDNGSGKFRILVEPDPNDRTPWPDLRYLRQGVRVHGWVLLNRVSLGFELWRLFNGFAPVVDQEKFGKTTGDGKATEKKK
- a CDS encoding NAD(+)/NADH kinase — its product is MRRVAIISKPQKAELETILPELASWLVSRGFEPIFDDVSAGYAKSEHSVERTEMPALEPELVVVLGGDGTLLSASRAFAKTGTPILSVNLGSLGFLTEIPIQDLYKALEAWCVNCCEVDERSMMHAELWRDGKVFCEFEALNDVVISKGAIARMGDFTIRLNGKLVATFRADGMIVSTPTGSTAYSLAANGPIVMPDVNAMIVNAICPHLLTIRPIVVHGDSEIQIKVEGVADQTYLTVDGQEAVEMKVDDELHCRRSQHAVKLIQQYDTGLFDVLRTKLKWGVR
- a CDS encoding TlyA family RNA methyltransferase yields the protein MVAAAKLRLDKLLMERALAPSRERAQAMIMAGRVLVNEQKLDKPGAPVAADAVVRILGDDLRYVSRGGLKLEHALKHWNVDLNGLFCLDVGVSTGGFTDCMLQHGAAEVLGVDTGAGQIAEKLRQDTRVNLRERTNARLLQPGDLPAGIRFLAMDVSFISATLVLPAVVGALKAAEQGSWPGQMVVLVKPQFEAGREAVGKGGIVRDEAAQKGAVEKVRQCVAELGGGEIEVIDSPILGGGEGGEGNREFLLHAVFGPAEGTLG
- a CDS encoding RNA polymerase sigma factor, whose translation is MRDDASLLALVRRGDEQAMATLYDRYSRVVYSVALRVLRDPGTAEDVLQDVFMQIWRNPETFEETRGTLGAWLAVVARNRSIDALRRRRPTDSVEDVILSSGFNLADEAERNALIEKARTVIQNLPSEQRKTLEMAFFDGLTHTEISEMTGDPLGTVKTRIRSALISLRRSFQA
- a CDS encoding peptidase domain-containing ABC transporter is translated as MSHSSSHQPLHTPLQRLFRLLQPDRSDLWVVVAYSIAIGLLTLALPVASQALINTVAFGTVLQPLLVLSILLFAALAAAGTIQVMRHWLVEILQRRIFVRVAGDVSDRLIRGRSSFFDSAHGPELVNRFLDVAIVQKSVSLLLIDGLTILMQTIVGLLLLAIYHPLLLLFDAVLFLMIVFILFGLGRGAIRTSIAESQAKYEVLAWLEELARHRGTFRSTQGRNFGWLRSNALTTTYVEERTSHFRVELRQNIGSLALQAFALSALLGVGGYLVTVGQLTLGQLVAGELVVGMVVYGFTKLNKSLEGFYDLSAAMDELGFLEDLPVEKELGSYVLEAGSAASVQVFGVEYRYENGPSLLHSLNLNVNAGEKVALHGSLGSGKSTLLDLISSLRTPTKGHLEIDGHDYRELRLDNLRTRIALVRRPEIFAGTLLENLTLGADVDARRIRTVLEQVGLQAAVSGLSDALQTRLSTGGSPLTRTQALRLAVARALLARPAVVLVDGLLDEMEGLESNDPMVNTLLAPDAPWTLILTSDRPEILRRCGRIYRLSSGSLYESGHSQPGNNNQEHA
- a CDS encoding TolC family protein encodes the protein MRADVLQQADVEEAVRRAYPPLLAALQEIKQANADAISARGKFDTKVKTKAENNALGYYENRVADVTVEQPLRWGGADIFGGWRVGEGYFPVYEGKYQTRSGGEYQVGVRLPIVRDRSIDSRRADLTKTEIGQQIAGLSVEQQRLAIMNSAVQRYWLWVAAGNKLAIARNVLQTAQSRQSLLDLGVDSGQLPAIDAMDNRKAILQRQGQVVEATRSLQAAALDLSLFYRDAAGQPIVPTENELPPEVTQSQVPDPDNMEASVALALEKRPDAQRVAAQRASANVDLKLAKNQKLPELDFTSSFANGLGARDGVSRGPKEFRAGIVFELPIQRRVAEGKIQSSLAKVAQYTQREQFARDTIREEVQDAISALTTASQRLKLAQEELSITRQLEQAERAKFDLGEGTLFLLNLREQATLEAAIKRVTALADHQRAVAAYRYTMADF
- the feoB gene encoding ferrous iron transporter B; this encodes MSSCCTPGDSNTAVLTPLPSAAGTKGQIRTIALIGPPNCGKSTLFNRLTGLRQKVGNYPGVTVEHRSGKMKAIGRSDLTLVDLPGIYSFATFSEDARVAVDVLKGQMPGVAAPDAVLLVLDSTHMNRQLMLAAPILALGLPTLVILNMSDVLESRGGKVDVLAMARELGHPVALISAAKGTGIDRVADFLNQYGDFEVTRPGSVKLPVIQSADSYRKWATQVSSRTQYQQPNAPKWTRRLDQVLLHRAWGPLIFLAVVICVFQVVFGLGQPLSDGMDGLLTSLGVKVAAFLPDGWMRALLRDGLWNGVQSVLVFLPQILLLFAFIGVLEDSGYLARAALIADRLMRSIGLNGKAFIPLLSAYACAVPAIMATRTIENKRDRFATILIAPFMTCSARLPVYTLIIAAFVPDRPLIGRLVGLRATVMLGLYVLGFLAALFTARVLKSSLLKASASAPFILELPQYRWPTVQGLALRLYDRAKLFLRKAGTIILGVTFAVWVLSVLPVHHGEFSALTDSIIGHVGHWIEPVIRPLGFNWKIGIGLLSSIVAREVIVGTLGTLYGVDPETHALGLQQALRGDMTLGGALALVVFFAFALQCTSTIIMVRRETNSWRWPAIQFTYMTAFAYIAALVTNQLVNLITR
- a CDS encoding FeoA family protein, coding for MSLSEMKVGQHGRLERVDLPEEVGDHLAHMGFLPGAGIHVLRRAPGGDPTVYRVDGIEVALRKETARHLFMTPIEKVQ